The genomic segment CGATTTTTGGAACCGGATACGTGGGCCTGGTAACAGGTGCCTGTCTTGCGGATGTTGGTCACGATGTGCTTTGTATGGATGTGGATCAGGGCAAGATCGAGAAACTGAAGAACGGCAAGATTCCGATTTACGAGCCAGGCCTCGATAGCATCGTTAAACACACCGTGGAAGCCGGTCGTCTGTCGTTTACCACCGACACCGAACAGGCTGTCAAACATGGCACCCTTCAATTTATTGCCGTGGGCACGCCGCCGGACGAAGACGGCTCTGCCGATCTGCAATACGTACTCGCGGTGGCGAAATCCATCGGTCAGTACATGGATGACTATAAGGTGGTTGTCGACAAGTCCACCGTACCCGTGGGCACCGGTGACAAGGTAAAGGCAGCGGTACGCGCGCAGCTCGACAAGCGCGGCCTGGAGCTGGATTTCGACGTGGTGTCCAACCCGGAATTCCTGAAAGAAGGCGCCGCCATCAACGATTTCATGAAGCCGGACCGCATTGTGGTGGGTACCGACAGCGAACAGGCGGCGGAGCTGTTGCGGGAGGTTTACTACCCGTTCAACCGCAACCACGACCGGATGATCTTTATGGATATCCGTTCGGCGGAACTCACCAAATACGCTGCCAACTCCATGCTGGCCACCAAGATCAGCTTCATGAACGAAATGTCCAACCTGGCCGAACGCCTGGGTGCCGACATCGAAGCGGTGCGCCGGGGCATTGGTTCTGACCCCCGTATCGGCTATCACTTCATCTACCCTGGCTGCGGCTATGGTGGCTCCTGCTTCCCGAAAGACGTACAGGCCCTGGCCCGGACGGCCGGTGATTGCGATTACGAAGCCAAGTTGCTGAATGCGGTAGAAGCCGTCAACTACGCTCAAAAGCACGTGCTGTTTGACAAGATCAGCCACTTCTTCCAAGGCGATCTCAAAGGTAAGGTCGTAGCTCTTTGGGGCCTGGCCTTCAAACCGAACACCGACGACATGCGCGAAGCCTCCTCACGGACGCTGATGGAAGATCTCTGGAAGGCCGGCGCCACGGTACAGGCCTTTGACCCGGAAGCCATGGAAGAAACCCAGCGCATCTACGGTGACCACGAAGGCCTGACCCTGTGTGGCACCAAAGAGCAGGCCCTGAAAGGTGCCGATGTGCTGGCCATCTGTACCGAGTGGAAAGAATTCCGTTCGCCGGACTTCGACCTGATTGCCGGCGCCCTGAAACAGCCGGCGGTGTTTGACGGTCGTAACCTGTACGAACCGGAAATGCTCGAGCGCCATGGTCTGGTTTACTACGCCATCGGCCGTGGCCGTAACCAGTTTCATTCCGCGGGCTGATCGAGAGGGCCGGTGATGTTTCAGCTACACGAAAGACTCGCGGCAGATACCCACCACCTGGGTTACAGCCGCCTTTGCGAAATCCTGTTGATGAACGACAGCACCTGGCCCTGGATTATTCTGGTACCGGCGGTGCCGGACATCCGGGAAATCTACCAGCTGGACCATAAGCAGCAGGTGCGGTTGCTGGAAGAGTCTTCCACGCTTAGCCAGGGCATGATGGAGCTTTTCAGGGGCGACAAGATGAATGTGGCGGCGCTGGGTAATATGGTGCCGCAGCTTCATTTGCACCACATCGTGCGCTTTGAAGGTGACCCGGCCTGGCCAGGCCCTGTATGGGGTAAACTGCCTCCTGTGCCTTACGCAGAGGAAGAGCTGGAAGAGATTCGCGCCAGGTTAAAGCCCCTACTGCAATCCCTGGCCTGAATCGGGCTCTGGTTATTCCCGACCCTGCTGCCACTGCGCCAGGGTTTGGGAGCCAACCAGAATCATCCGCAGCTCGGTTTTGAGCTTGGCTTTCAGTTCGTCCCGCTCCTTCGGCGTGGCGTCCAGCGCTTCCGCACCCTGATTGAACACCAGGGTGACCATGGATTCGGCCACCAGCCTGGCATCCGCCAGAGGCTTGTTCTGTTCATCTGCAAACCGTCCAAGGTCATCTGCCAGTTCCGTAACGAAATGATCAATCTCGGCCTTGACGGCGGTTCGGAACGGTTTCGATACTCCGGTGCGCTCGCGCAGCATCAGTCGGAACAGGTTGGAGTTGTTGCCCAGATACTCCATAAACGTATCTACGGATGTGGAAATGGCGCTGCCGTCCCGGGCAATTCGCTTGCGCGCCTGACGCATTAACCGTCGTAGCGCAACACCGCCTTCATCAACCAGTGCCAGGCCCAGTTCATCCAGCTCGGAAAAATGCCGGTAGAAGGAGGTGGGGGCAATGCCGGCTTCCCGGGCAACCTCCCGCAAACTCAGGCTGCCAAAGCCCCGATCTGCACTCAACTGTGCCAGGGCGGCATCCATCAAAGCCCGTCGGGTTTTCAGTTTTTGTTCCGCTCTGGTGGCCAACGTCTTACTCCATGGTCCGCTCAAACCATGCATTCTAGCCCCCGGTTTTTTGATAGTCATCCCGGCGTTCAATATCTGGCTTCAATTCTGCTTGGGGACGCCTGATTTTCACAGTCATTGTGTTTATAATGGGCGGCTTTTACCGGCGCCGCCTCAACACCGTGCGGCCAAGAACGACGTAGCGTCGGGCGGGGGGTGTGCTTTCCGAAACCTTGCGGGGCCATGGATGGCGGAGCAGAGCGTACATGGACGTATCCACAGCGTGTTTCGGAAAGCACACCCCCCGCCCGATGCGGCAAACCAAGAACACATTCAGATACAACGGGAACCGATATGCGCAGTCACTATTGCGGTGGGATCAACGAATCCCACATCGATCAGGAAGTCACTCTCTGTGGATGGGTACACCGCCGCCGGGACCACGGTGGGGTTATCTTCCTGGATCTGCGAGATCGGGATGGCATGTCCCAGGTGGTTGTCGATCCTGACACCCCTGAGAGCTTTGCTCTGGCGGAGAAGGTTCGCAGCGAGTTTGTTGTTAAAGTCACCGGCCGCGTGCGTCGTCGACCTGCTGGCACCGAGAACAGCAATATGCCGACCGGTCAGGTAGAGCTGCTGGGTAAGGAAGTCGTTATCCTGAACGCCGCCGCCACGCCGCCGTTCCCGCTGGACGAGCACGTGGATGTGGGTGAGGACGTTCGTCTGCGCTATCGCTTCATCGATTTGCGCCGCCCGGAAATGATCAACCGTCTGCGTTTCCGTTCCCGGGTAACCAGCTACATCCGTAATTTCCTGGACAGCCGCGGCTTCATGGATGTGGAAACACCGATCCTGACCCGCGCCACCCCGGAAGGTGCCCGTGATTACCTGGTGCCAAGCCGTACCCACGAAGGTTCGTTCTTCGCGCTGCCCCAGTCGCCGCAGCTGTTCAAGCAGATGCTGATGGTGTCCGGCGTTGACCGCTACTACCAGATTGCCAAGTGCTTCCGTGACGAAGACCTGCGGGCAGACCGTCAGCCCGAGTTCACGCAGGTTGATATCGAGGCCTCTTTCATTGATGAAGAGACCCTGATGACGCTCAACGAAGACATGATCCGGGCGCTGTTCAAAGACGTGCTGGATGTCGAGTTGCCGGAATTCCCGCGCATGCCGTATTCCGAGGCCATGCAGCGTTACGGCAGCGATAAGCCGGATCTGCGTATTCCGCTGGAACTGCAAGACGTGAACGACCTGGTGGAAGGCGTGGACTTCAAGGTCTTTGCCGGCCCCGCGAAAGATCCCAAAGGCCGTGTTGCAGCCTTGCGTGTGCCGAAAGGCGGTGCGCTGACCCGTAAGCAGATTGACGATTACACCAAGTTTGTCGGCATATACGGTGCCAAGGGCCTGGCCTACATCAAGGTGAACGAACTGGCCAAGGGCGTGGAAGGCCTCCAGTCGCCGATTATTAAGTTCCTGGGCGACGACGTGGCCATGGCGATCATGGAGCGCGTTGCGGCGGAAGATGGTGACATCGTGTTTTTCGGTGCTGACAAGACCACCGTGGTCAACGAAGCCCTGGGAGCGCTGCGCATCAAAGTCGGCCATGACCTCGACATGCTCACCTGTGAGTGGGCGCCGATGTGGGTGGTGGACTTCCCGATGTTTGAGGAGCTGCCGGACGGCGGCCTGACCGCGATTCACCATCCGTTTACCGCACCGTCCTGCAGCCCGGACGAGCTGGCGGCCGATCCGGCCAATGCGTTGTCCCGCGCTTACGACATGGTGCTGAACGGCACCGAGCTGGGCGGTGGTTCTATCCGTATCCATGACGGCAAAATGCAGGAAACGGTGTTTCGCATCCTCGGTATCGAAGAAGAGGAAGCTCGCGCCAAGTTTGGCTTCCTGCTGGATGCCCTGAAATTCGGTTGCCCGCCACACGGCGGCCTGGCTTTCGGTCTGGACCGTCTGGTGATGCTGATGACCGGTTCGTCGTCCATCCGGGATGTCATCGCCTTCCCGAAAACCCAGAGCGCCACCTGTCTGATGACCCAGGCGCCGGGTGCGGTAGACGAAAAGCAGCTGAAAGAACTGCACATTCGCCTGCGTCGCTCAGCCAAAGCGGTTGAAGGCAACAAAGCCGAAGACAACGAGTGATACACAAGCCTGGAGGTTGCCCGTGGCGCCTCCGGGCTGAGTGCTTTTGCTCAAGCTATCTCTGAGGGCGTGTGGATGGCCATCATCCTGGGTGTAGACCCTGGCTCACGAATCACCGGCTACGGCATCATTCGTGCGGAAGGCCGCCAGATCGAGTATATCGACAGCGGCTGTATCCGGGTGGGTGAAAAGCCCATGGCGGAGCGGCTGCAAACCATTTTCCACAGCCTTGCTGTGTTGATTGGTGAGTACCGCCCGGAAGAGTTTGCCATCGAGCAGGTGTTCATGGCCCGTAACCCGGATTCAGCCCTTAAGCTGGGGCAGGCCAGGGGTGCGGCGATTGTCAGTGCCGCCAACAGCGGCCTGGCTGTCCATGAATACTCTGCTCGCCAGGTCAAACAGGCGGTGGTTGGTACCGGTGGCGCTGACAAATCCCAGGTTCAGCATATGGTCCAGGCACTGCTGGGTTTGTCCCGCAAGCCCCAGGCAGATGCGGCGGATGCCCTGGCGATCGCACTGTGTCATGCCCACATGAACCAGAGCATACTGAAGCTCGCCGGCACCGGTGGCAAAGCGCGAAGCGGGCGGGTTCGGCAACAATAACAGGCTCAGACAAGCCCCAGGAGGCCTGCATTGATCGGTAGAATCCGAGGCATATTGATAGAGAAGGCCCCCGGCCACGCACTGGTGGAGTGCTCCGGTTTGGGTTACGAAGTCGACATTCCCTACACCACCTTCTTTCACCTGCCGGAAACCGGGCAGGAAGTTACCTTACATACGCATTTTGCGGTCAGAGAAGACGCCCAGAGCCTGTATGGCTTTGCCTCCCGGCTGGATCGCAATCTTTTCCGGCTGCTGATCAAGGTCAATGGCGTTGGCCCCAAACTGGCTGTCGGCATACTGTCCGGCCTGGACGCCCAACAGTTTATACGCTGTGTTGAGGCCCGCGATGTCAGCGCCCTGGTGAAGCTGCCGGGGGTTGGCAAGAAAACCGCCGAGCGACTCCTGATTGATATGGCTGACCGCATTGGCCAACTGGAAGGGCAGTTCACGCCGACGGTACCGGGGGCAGCGGCTCCGGGCGGCTCCACAACTGCGCCGGCCGCAAGTCACGATGCGAGAGACGAGGCCGAGGCCGCGTTGATTGCCCTGGGCTACAAGCCGCAGGAAGCGGCCAAGGCCATCAGCAAGGTAGCTGAGCCAGATATGACCAGCGAGGCGCTGATTCGCCTTGCCCTGCGTAATATGATCCCGGCCGGGTAGTTAACTTGCTCCCCGGCCTTTTTATGTGTCGCCCCATGACACCAATGTGTATAGAGCGTAACGTGACTCCAACCATGCCCTTTGTACAATTGGGGCAACTTGAACGTCAGGCCAAACCTGTGGGCACGTTGTTTATTCCCAGCAAGCGGATAATGCCATGATTGAATCTGACCGACTGATCTCGGCAAAGGCCGGTGAATACGAGGAAGTGCATGATCGGGCCATTCGCCCGACGTTGCTGTCTGAGTATGTGGGTCAGCCGACGGTTCGCGAGCAGATGGAAATCTTTATCTCCGCTGCCCGGGGCCGCCAGGAAGCGCTGGACCACGTGCTGATCTTCGGCCCGCCGGGACTTGGTAAAACCACCCTGGCAAACATTATTGCCAACGAGATGGGGGTGTCGATCAAGACCACCTCTGGCCCGGTACTGGAAAAAGCCGGCGACCTGGCCGCCATGCTGACCAATCTCGAAGAAGGCGATATGCTCTTTATCGATGAGATTCATCGCCTGAGCGCTGCGGTTGAAGAAGTATTGTATCCGGCGATGGAAGATTATCAGCTGGATATCATGATCGGCGAAGGGCCGGCGGCCCGATCCATCAAGCTGGATTTGCCCCCGTTTACCCTGGTGGGTGCCACAACCAGGGCGGGTTTGCTGACATCGCCACTGCGGGACCGCTTTGGCATTGTTCAGCGTCTGGAGTTCTACAACACCCAGGACCTCACGCATATCATTCTCAGGTCGGCACGTTTGTCTTCGGTGACCATCGATGAACAGGGGGCGTTCGAGATAGCCCGCCGTTCCCGGGGCACACCACGAATTGCCAACCGCCTGCTGCGGCGGGTGAGGGATTTTGCCGAGGTTCGCTCAGACGGCCACATAACTGCCGACATTGCCGACCAGGCTCTGAACATGTTGAAAGTGGACGACCAGGGCTTTGACCACATGGACCGCCGCCTGTTGCTGGCCATGATCGAAAAGTTTGATGGGGGGCCGGTGGGTGTGGAAAGCCTGGCTGCGGCCATTAGCGAGGAGCGGGGGACCATCGAGGACGTGCTGGAGCCGTTCCTGATTCAGCAGGGCTTTATGGTACGAACGCCCCGTGGGCGGATGGTAACCTCCAGCGCCTACCGCCATTTTGGTGTGGTGGCCCCGAAATCCGGTGCTGAGGATGACCTCTTTGACTGAAAACGGTACGAAAGAACGCTTTGAATTACCTGTCCGGGTGTATATAGAAGATACAGACGCTGGTGGTATCGTCTTCCATGCCAAGTATCTTCACTACATGGAACGGGCCAGGACCGAGTGGGTGCGTAGCCACGGTGTTGGCTTGAGGGCCGGCCTGGAAGACAACACAAGTTACGTGGTTCAGCGCATGAACCTGCACTATAAGGTGCCGGCCAAACTGGACGACCAGCTGCTGGTTACCGCAGAGCCCACGGCCTCATCCCGGGTTTGGATGAACTTTCGGCAGCAGGTGCTGCGAGCGGCAGATCAGCAGTTGTTGTGCGAGGCCGATGTGCGGGTGGCCTGCATCGCACTGGATACCGGCAAGCCCAAGAGGCTGCCTGAAAACATGCAAGAGATTCTGAAGAAATCCATTTAGTTTATTGAAAAGCCTACAAACATAGTTGGGAGTGCACAGTGGAAGCGGAACTTTCAGTCTGGTATCTGATTGCCAATGCCGGGGTCTTGGTGCAGTTGGTCATGCTGTTGCTGGTGTTGGCATCGGTGGTGTCCTGGGCTTTGATTTTTCAACGCATTCAGGTGTTCCGGAAAGCGAAGCAGGCGCAGCTGGCCTTTGAAGAACGGTTTTGGTCCGGCATGGATCTGGGGCAGCTCTACAAAGAAGTGAATGCAGATCCGACGCCGTTTTCCGGAATGGAATCCGTATTCCGGGCCGGCTTCAAGGAGTTTTCCCGCCTGCGTCAGCAAAGCCGCGATGCAGACGCCGTCATGGAAGGCACCCAGCGTGCCATGCGGGTGGCTTTTTCCCGTGAGCAGGAGCGCCTGGAAACCCATCTTCCCTTCCTGGCTACTGTGGGCTCAACCAGTCCGTATGTGGGGTTGTTCGGTACCGTGTGGGGCATCATGAATTCCTTCCGGGGGCTGGCGCAGGTGCAGCAGGCAACGCTTGCCACGGTGGCTCCAGGTATCTCGGAGGCATTGATCGCAACCGCCATGGGTCTGTTTGCAGCGATCCCGGCGGTTATCGCCTACAACCGGTTCTCTGCCATGTCGGATGCGTTGCTGAAGAACTATGAAACCTTTGCCGAGGAGTTTTCCAGCATTCTGCATCGCCGTGTCCATAACAGTGACCAGGCTGCCTGATGGCACTCGTCGATAACGGGAGGAGAACGGCATGAGCGGCATGAAAGGTATGGGCTTGATGCCCCAGCAAAAGCGCAAGCCGATGTCGGAGATCAACGTGGTGCCCTACATCGACGTGATGCTGGTACTGCTGATCATTTTCATGGTGACGGCTCCGATGTTAACCCAGGGGGTAAAGGTGGATTTACCCCAAACCACGTCAGACCCGATCCAGCAGGATAAAGACGTTGAGTCCATTACCGTTTCTGTAGACGCCAACGGCGCCTACTACATGGATATCGGTGACCGCAGCAGCGACCCGATGACGCTGGCTGAGGTGCGTGAACAGGTGGCCAATATCCTGTCTCAGCGCACCAATGGTGAGGTGCTGGTGCGCGGTGATGAGTTCGTGGAGTACGGCGTAGTGGTGCGACTGATGGCTGAGCTTCAGGCGGCAGGCGCAACCGGGGTTGGCCTGATAACCGACGCACCTCAGGAAAGGCCTTAACAGGGTGGCATTATTGTTGTGAAGGGTCACGAGCGGGAAACCATCAGTACCGATACGGCGCCCCTGAAATCGCCAGTGGTAATGTCTGTGGCATTACACCTGCTGATTGTCGGGATTGCGCTGGCGGGCTGGTCCTGGACATCGCCGATATCTGAGTCGGAGCCCAGAACCATTTCTGCGCGGCTGGTCAGCCCGGAACCCCGGCCGAGCCCGGTGGTGGATGAGCAGGATCAGCGAGATCGCAAACAGGAGCGTCGTCAGCAACAGGAGCTTGAGCGCCAGCAGCAGGAAGCGGAGCGCCGTCGTCAGCAGGAAGAGCAGGCCCGGCGGGAAGCCGAACGGCAGGCTCAGGAACAGGCGCGGCAGCGGGAAGAAGAGCGCAAGCGCCAGGAAGCTCAGGCTCGCGAACGGGCCGAGCAGCAGGCACGGGAACAGGAGGCTGCGCGCCAGAAAGCTGAGGCAGAGGCCAAAGAGCGTGAGCGCCAGCGTGCTGAAGAGGAACGCAAGCGTCAGGAAGAGGCAAAGCGCAAAGCCGAGGAAGAGAAGCGTCGCCAGGAAGAGCGTCGCCGGCAGGAAGAAGCGGAACGTAAACGTCAGGAGGAGGCTGCCCGGCAGGAAGCAGAACGCAAACGCCAGGAAGCCGAGCGCAGATTAAGAGAGCAGCAACTCGAAGCCCTGGCCGAAGAATCCCGCCGAGAGCGGGAGGCGGAAGCCCGGCGCCAGCAGGAGGCCGCTGCGGCCCGTGCCCGTGAAGCGCAGATGCTGTCAGAAAGCGAAAAGTACCAGGCACTTATACGTGAGCGTTTGAGCCAGGCTTGGTACCCGCCGTCGTCGGCGACGGAAGATATGACGGCCAGAGTTCAGATAACGCTGCTGCCGACCGGGGAACTGGTTAACGCCCGTCTGGTCAGCAGTAGCGGGAACACGGCATTTGATAACTCGGCGTTGGGTGCAGTCCGGTCGTTGAACCGGTATCCGATTCCTTCAGATCGGGATACGTTTGAGCGTTATTTCCGACAGTTTACTATTGAATTCAATCCGCAACGGTTGCGGTGAGGCCTATGACATTGAACGCACATGACTCATATCGTCAGGGATTTCCCTTTACCACGGCGCTGGCAGCACTGGTTGTTCTAATGCTGCTGGCCGGTCAGGCGAGGGCAGAGCTGCTGATTCGCATCACCGAAGGTGCCGACGCCGCGATACCGATTGCGGTGGTGCCGTTTGCCGAAAGCGGTTCCATGCCGGCGGGCGACAAAGTCAGCACCATCGTGCAGGCAGACCTGACCATGAGCGGTGAGTTTCGCCCGCTTGAGCCGTCCCGGATGCTGAGTCTGCCTTCACAGCGCTCGGAAGTATATTTCCGGGACTGGCGTCTGCTGGGGCAGCGCTATGTTTTGGTGGGGCAGTTGACCCGTTCAGGCGACCGTATCGAAGCAAGGTACGAGCTGTTTGATGTTAACCGGGAGGAACGTATTCTCGGCGAAACCGCAGGCGCACCGGCCAGTAACATTCGGACCCTCGGTCACCACATCAGTGACCGGGTGTACGAGGCTATTACCGGTGATCCTGGCGTGTTCTCGACCAAGCTTGCCTATGTCACGGTGACCGGAGACGGCGATAACGCCCGCTATCGTTTGCACGTAAGCGATGTAGACGGAAAGCGCTCAAGAATCCGCCTTGAAAGCCGCGAGCCCATTTTGTCTCCTGCCTGGTCTCCGGACGGCAAGCAGCTGGCCTATGTGTCTTTTGAAACCGGCAAGCCTGTGGTGTTTGTTCATGAACTGGCCAGTGGAAACCGCAAGAAGGTGGCGGATTTTCCTGGTCTGAACTCGGCACCCGCCTGGTCACCGGATGGCAAGTCCATGCTGCTGACTCTGTCCAAAGACGGTAACGCAGAGATCTACCGGCTTGATATTGCCTCAGGCAACCTGACCCGGATGACCAACCATTGGGCCATCGACACTGAGGGTGCCTGGGATCACACCGGCCGGGGAATCTATTTCACGTCAGACCGTTCAGGCGGCCCCCAGATCTACCATATGGAAAGAGCGGGTGCCGAACCAAGGCGCATTACCTTTGGCAGCCGATACAACGCCCGCCCAAGACCGGATGCCAAAGGCGAGTACGTGTATTACGTGCATCAAAGGGAAAGGGCGTTCCATATCGCCCGCACGAATCTGAAAAACGGGGAGGAATCTGTCATTACCCGAACCGAATCGGATGAATCACCGAGCGTTTCACCAAACGGACGCTTGTTGATTTATGCCACACAGCAAAACGGTACCAGCGTGCTCACGGTTGTCTCGGCAAATGGCGGGGCGGCGTACAGCCTGCCGGCGTCAGACGGTGATGTCCGTGAGCCCGCCTGGGGCCCTATCGTTCGCTGAACACGTTGTTGTCCAATAAACCAATCACGATAAGGAAGTGCACACATGAAACTGTCAGTACAGACTAAAGCGTTTGCGATGTTGTTGTCCGTGGGCCTGGTAGCCGGTTGTAGCTCCACCGGCGATACCATGGAAGACGGTGCTTATGGCTCCGATGTGGCCGCTATTGATCAGGACG from the Marinobacter sp. LQ44 genome contains:
- the aspS gene encoding aspartate--tRNA ligase, giving the protein MRSHYCGGINESHIDQEVTLCGWVHRRRDHGGVIFLDLRDRDGMSQVVVDPDTPESFALAEKVRSEFVVKVTGRVRRRPAGTENSNMPTGQVELLGKEVVILNAAATPPFPLDEHVDVGEDVRLRYRFIDLRRPEMINRLRFRSRVTSYIRNFLDSRGFMDVETPILTRATPEGARDYLVPSRTHEGSFFALPQSPQLFKQMLMVSGVDRYYQIAKCFRDEDLRADRQPEFTQVDIEASFIDEETLMTLNEDMIRALFKDVLDVELPEFPRMPYSEAMQRYGSDKPDLRIPLELQDVNDLVEGVDFKVFAGPAKDPKGRVAALRVPKGGALTRKQIDDYTKFVGIYGAKGLAYIKVNELAKGVEGLQSPIIKFLGDDVAMAIMERVAAEDGDIVFFGADKTTVVNEALGALRIKVGHDLDMLTCEWAPMWVVDFPMFEELPDGGLTAIHHPFTAPSCSPDELAADPANALSRAYDMVLNGTELGGGSIRIHDGKMQETVFRILGIEEEEARAKFGFLLDALKFGCPPHGGLAFGLDRLVMLMTGSSSIRDVIAFPKTQSATCLMTQAPGAVDEKQLKELHIRLRRSAKAVEGNKAEDNE
- the tolQ gene encoding protein TolQ; this encodes MEAELSVWYLIANAGVLVQLVMLLLVLASVVSWALIFQRIQVFRKAKQAQLAFEERFWSGMDLGQLYKEVNADPTPFSGMESVFRAGFKEFSRLRQQSRDADAVMEGTQRAMRVAFSREQERLETHLPFLATVGSTSPYVGLFGTVWGIMNSFRGLAQVQQATLATVAPGISEALIATAMGLFAAIPAVIAYNRFSAMSDALLKNYETFAEEFSSILHRRVHNSDQAA
- the ruvB gene encoding Holliday junction branch migration DNA helicase RuvB, translated to MIESDRLISAKAGEYEEVHDRAIRPTLLSEYVGQPTVREQMEIFISAARGRQEALDHVLIFGPPGLGKTTLANIIANEMGVSIKTTSGPVLEKAGDLAAMLTNLEEGDMLFIDEIHRLSAAVEEVLYPAMEDYQLDIMIGEGPAARSIKLDLPPFTLVGATTRAGLLTSPLRDRFGIVQRLEFYNTQDLTHIILRSARLSSVTIDEQGAFEIARRSRGTPRIANRLLRRVRDFAEVRSDGHITADIADQALNMLKVDDQGFDHMDRRLLLAMIEKFDGGPVGVESLAAAISEERGTIEDVLEPFLIQQGFMVRTPRGRMVTSSAYRHFGVVAPKSGAEDDLFD
- a CDS encoding HIT domain-containing protein, which translates into the protein MFQLHERLAADTHHLGYSRLCEILLMNDSTWPWIILVPAVPDIREIYQLDHKQQVRLLEESSTLSQGMMELFRGDKMNVAALGNMVPQLHLHHIVRFEGDPAWPGPVWGKLPPVPYAEEELEEIRARLKPLLQSLA
- the ruvC gene encoding crossover junction endodeoxyribonuclease RuvC, giving the protein MAIILGVDPGSRITGYGIIRAEGRQIEYIDSGCIRVGEKPMAERLQTIFHSLAVLIGEYRPEEFAIEQVFMARNPDSALKLGQARGAAIVSAANSGLAVHEYSARQVKQAVVGTGGADKSQVQHMVQALLGLSRKPQADAADALAIALCHAHMNQSILKLAGTGGKARSGRVRQQ
- a CDS encoding UDP-glucose dehydrogenase family protein, which encodes MKITIFGTGYVGLVTGACLADVGHDVLCMDVDQGKIEKLKNGKIPIYEPGLDSIVKHTVEAGRLSFTTDTEQAVKHGTLQFIAVGTPPDEDGSADLQYVLAVAKSIGQYMDDYKVVVDKSTVPVGTGDKVKAAVRAQLDKRGLELDFDVVSNPEFLKEGAAINDFMKPDRIVVGTDSEQAAELLREVYYPFNRNHDRMIFMDIRSAELTKYAANSMLATKISFMNEMSNLAERLGADIEAVRRGIGSDPRIGYHFIYPGCGYGGSCFPKDVQALARTAGDCDYEAKLLNAVEAVNYAQKHVLFDKISHFFQGDLKGKVVALWGLAFKPNTDDMREASSRTLMEDLWKAGATVQAFDPEAMEETQRIYGDHEGLTLCGTKEQALKGADVLAICTEWKEFRSPDFDLIAGALKQPAVFDGRNLYEPEMLERHGLVYYAIGRGRNQFHSAG
- the tolB gene encoding Tol-Pal system beta propeller repeat protein TolB, with translation MTLNAHDSYRQGFPFTTALAALVVLMLLAGQARAELLIRITEGADAAIPIAVVPFAESGSMPAGDKVSTIVQADLTMSGEFRPLEPSRMLSLPSQRSEVYFRDWRLLGQRYVLVGQLTRSGDRIEARYELFDVNREERILGETAGAPASNIRTLGHHISDRVYEAITGDPGVFSTKLAYVTVTGDGDNARYRLHVSDVDGKRSRIRLESREPILSPAWSPDGKQLAYVSFETGKPVVFVHELASGNRKKVADFPGLNSAPAWSPDGKSMLLTLSKDGNAEIYRLDIASGNLTRMTNHWAIDTEGAWDHTGRGIYFTSDRSGGPQIYHMERAGAEPRRITFGSRYNARPRPDAKGEYVYYVHQRERAFHIARTNLKNGEESVITRTESDESPSVSPNGRLLIYATQQNGTSVLTVVSANGGAAYSLPASDGDVREPAWGPIVR
- the tolA gene encoding cell envelope integrity protein TolA, whose translation is MVMSVALHLLIVGIALAGWSWTSPISESEPRTISARLVSPEPRPSPVVDEQDQRDRKQERRQQQELERQQQEAERRRQQEEQARREAERQAQEQARQREEERKRQEAQARERAEQQAREQEAARQKAEAEAKERERQRAEEERKRQEEAKRKAEEEKRRQEERRRQEEAERKRQEEAARQEAERKRQEAERRLREQQLEALAEESRREREAEARRQQEAAAARAREAQMLSESEKYQALIRERLSQAWYPPSSATEDMTARVQITLLPTGELVNARLVSSSGNTAFDNSALGAVRSLNRYPIPSDRDTFERYFRQFTIEFNPQRLR
- the fabR gene encoding HTH-type transcriptional repressor FabR, yielding MATRAEQKLKTRRALMDAALAQLSADRGFGSLSLREVAREAGIAPTSFYRHFSELDELGLALVDEGGVALRRLMRQARKRIARDGSAISTSVDTFMEYLGNNSNLFRLMLRERTGVSKPFRTAVKAEIDHFVTELADDLGRFADEQNKPLADARLVAESMVTLVFNQGAEALDATPKERDELKAKLKTELRMILVGSQTLAQWQQGRE
- the ybgC gene encoding tol-pal system-associated acyl-CoA thioesterase, whose amino-acid sequence is MTSLTENGTKERFELPVRVYIEDTDAGGIVFHAKYLHYMERARTEWVRSHGVGLRAGLEDNTSYVVQRMNLHYKVPAKLDDQLLVTAEPTASSRVWMNFRQQVLRAADQQLLCEADVRVACIALDTGKPKRLPENMQEILKKSI
- the ruvA gene encoding Holliday junction branch migration protein RuvA; this encodes MIGRIRGILIEKAPGHALVECSGLGYEVDIPYTTFFHLPETGQEVTLHTHFAVREDAQSLYGFASRLDRNLFRLLIKVNGVGPKLAVGILSGLDAQQFIRCVEARDVSALVKLPGVGKKTAERLLIDMADRIGQLEGQFTPTVPGAAAPGGSTTAPAASHDARDEAEAALIALGYKPQEAAKAISKVAEPDMTSEALIRLALRNMIPAG
- the tolR gene encoding protein TolR, producing MKGMGLMPQQKRKPMSEINVVPYIDVMLVLLIIFMVTAPMLTQGVKVDLPQTTSDPIQQDKDVESITVSVDANGAYYMDIGDRSSDPMTLAEVREQVANILSQRTNGEVLVRGDEFVEYGVVVRLMAELQAAGATGVGLITDAPQERP